The Enterococcus rotai genome includes a window with the following:
- a CDS encoding aminotransferase class I/II-fold pyridoxal phosphate-dependent enzyme translates to MQGLILAAGLGSRMKEFTKSTTKSMVEVNGKSLIERMLRQLDNLNLERIVIVDGYKYDVMEDYVKEIQIKTPVLFVTNHDYDKTNNIYSVFMAKELMCQEDTILLESDLIFADQLLDEVMASDYKNLAVVSKFESWMDGTVVKIDGDKNIIDFIDKKRFNFNETSSYYKTVNIYKFSKEFSKSIYFPFLEAQMSAFGKNEYYETTLKTITQFDASLVKALDIEDIPWYEIDDLQDLDVASSLFNTTPSKKLDAFQKRYGGYWRYPKVIDFCYLVNPFYPPKRMVDEMKSNMERLIIDYPSGLQVNSSLVAKYYNVPEKHVVVGNGAAELIKSLMEKNAGKYGIIAPTFEEYPNRVSKEQIVKYYPTNKDFQYTAKDIMAFYSENDIDYLVLINPDNPTGNYIPKPDVIGLLEWAKVRGITIILDESFNDFVDFEEVPSLINRETLIAHPNLIIIKSISKSFGVPGVRLGFLMTSDESLISYIKSDVSIWNINSFGEFFLQIFEKYKKDYLSALDLFYKIRKDFSSAMAQVSDFEVIESQSNYFTCRLTGDISARELATILLDQDKIFIKDLSGKDGFEGEYVRIAVKKSDENEKIVEALKRILNR, encoded by the coding sequence ATGCAAGGTCTTATTTTAGCAGCTGGTTTAGGAAGCAGAATGAAAGAGTTCACTAAAAGTACCACTAAAAGTATGGTTGAAGTTAATGGGAAGTCATTAATAGAACGGATGTTACGCCAATTAGATAATCTTAATTTAGAAAGAATTGTGATCGTCGATGGCTATAAATATGATGTTATGGAGGACTATGTTAAAGAAATCCAAATCAAGACACCAGTACTATTTGTAACGAACCATGATTACGATAAAACAAATAATATTTATTCTGTCTTTATGGCTAAAGAATTAATGTGTCAAGAAGATACTATTTTACTAGAATCAGATTTGATTTTTGCAGATCAATTACTTGATGAGGTCATGGCTTCTGATTATAAAAATCTAGCCGTTGTCTCGAAGTTTGAATCTTGGATGGACGGTACAGTTGTAAAAATTGATGGAGATAAAAATATTATTGATTTTATTGATAAGAAGCGATTTAATTTTAATGAAACGAGTAGTTATTATAAAACTGTTAATATTTATAAATTTAGCAAAGAATTTTCAAAATCTATCTACTTTCCATTTCTAGAAGCTCAAATGAGTGCTTTTGGTAAGAATGAATATTATGAAACTACATTGAAAACAATTACACAATTTGATGCTAGTTTAGTTAAGGCATTGGATATTGAAGATATTCCTTGGTATGAAATTGATGATCTGCAAGATTTAGATGTTGCCAGTTCCCTCTTTAATACAACACCGTCAAAAAAATTAGATGCATTTCAAAAAAGATATGGCGGCTATTGGAGATATCCAAAAGTAATTGATTTTTGCTATCTCGTTAATCCATTTTATCCCCCTAAGCGAATGGTTGATGAAATGAAATCGAATATGGAACGCTTGATTATTGATTATCCTTCTGGTCTTCAAGTGAATTCTTCCTTAGTAGCAAAATACTATAATGTACCTGAAAAGCATGTAGTTGTGGGAAATGGTGCAGCAGAATTAATTAAATCATTGATGGAAAAGAATGCTGGGAAATATGGGATTATTGCGCCAACTTTTGAAGAATACCCAAACCGTGTTAGTAAAGAACAAATTGTAAAATACTATCCTACAAATAAAGATTTCCAATACACAGCTAAAGATATCATGGCGTTCTATTCAGAAAATGATATTGATTATTTGGTTTTAATAAACCCAGATAACCCCACTGGAAATTATATTCCAAAACCAGATGTTATAGGTTTATTAGAATGGGCAAAAGTACGCGGAATTACTATAATTTTAGATGAATCCTTTAATGATTTTGTTGATTTTGAAGAAGTTCCTTCTCTAATCAATCGTGAGACATTAATAGCACATCCTAATTTAATTATTATTAAAAGTATTTCCAAATCATTTGGGGTTCCAGGAGTACGTTTAGGCTTTTTAATGACCAGTGATGAATCATTGATCAGCTATATTAAATCAGATGTTTCAATTTGGAATATCAACTCATTTGGAGAATTCTTCCTCCAAATTTTTGAAAAATATAAAAAAGACTACTTGTCAGCTTTAGATTTATTTTATAAAATTCGTAAAGATTTTAGTTCTGCAATGGCCCAAGTATCTGATTTTGAGGTAATCGAGTCACAATCAAATTATTTCACTTGTCGTCTTACTGGTGATATAAGTGCACGGGAATTAGCCACAATACTATTGGATCAGGACAAAATCTTTATTAAGGACTTGTCTGGAAAAGATGGTTTTGAGGGTGAGTACGTAAGAATTGCAGTGAAAAAAAGTGATGAAAATGAAAAAATTGTTGAAGCCTTGAAACGAATATTGAATCGCTAG
- a CDS encoding DUF1015 family protein produces the protein MVLLLPMETSYLNTSGHIYDSEFLNLVQLSDGSVKFDERTLFLNQEEKDFLNAQKIVELSNSIVVFKNKGKWGLIANLPKEEYIKGNVKSHELVLPSTVQGMLSNFHGYNGEAAPVLLGHESSIDLEDFVRENDPDKQHIIKDYYLYIYQGEKAERLLSLYKNLERLFIGDGHHRLYTTSLSNFKQTVFACIMSFDYLDILPIHRLLENVTDEMYIHALKFLGKKFELEKVTDDSDLPKGYVKMSRGNDHYLIRLIDLASDAFWNNDIYRLNTQIISQAFRSFDQGEIQYISEEMLKNNKSFSDEDVILETHALSKKEFIEAAKNDTVLPPKSTWVYPKFPSFLLMNKYQ, from the coding sequence ATGGTTTTATTGTTACCTATGGAAACTAGTTATTTAAATACTAGTGGACATATTTACGACTCAGAATTCCTCAATTTAGTACAGTTATCTGATGGCAGTGTTAAATTTGATGAACGAACTTTATTTTTAAATCAAGAAGAGAAAGACTTTTTGAATGCGCAAAAAATAGTTGAGCTCTCTAATAGTATTGTTGTTTTTAAAAACAAAGGAAAATGGGGATTGATCGCCAATCTTCCAAAAGAGGAGTATATTAAAGGCAACGTTAAAAGTCATGAATTAGTTCTTCCTTCTACAGTCCAAGGAATGCTTAGTAATTTTCACGGATATAACGGTGAAGCAGCTCCTGTTTTACTAGGACACGAAAGTTCAATTGATTTAGAAGACTTTGTCAGGGAAAATGACCCAGATAAGCAACATATCATCAAGGACTATTACTTGTATATTTATCAAGGAGAAAAAGCTGAGAGATTGCTTTCTTTATATAAAAACTTAGAGAGACTCTTTATTGGTGATGGCCATCACAGGCTTTATACGACCTCTTTATCAAATTTCAAACAAACTGTTTTTGCTTGTATCATGAGCTTTGACTATTTAGATATTTTACCGATACATCGTTTATTGGAAAATGTGACAGACGAGATGTATATCCACGCTTTAAAATTTTTAGGTAAAAAGTTTGAATTAGAGAAGGTCACAGATGATTCAGATTTACCCAAAGGTTATGTTAAAATGTCACGAGGAAATGATCACTACCTGATTCGTTTAATTGATTTAGCTTCGGATGCTTTTTGGAATAATGATATTTATCGATTGAATACTCAAATCATTTCCCAAGCCTTTCGGAGTTTTGATCAAGGTGAAATCCAATATATATCAGAAGAAATGTTGAAAAATAACAAGTCATTTTCTGATGAAGATGTCATCTTAGAAACGCATGCACTTTCTAAAAAAGAATTCATTGAGGCTGCAAAAAATGATACAGTCTTGCCACCAAAATCAACTTGGGTTTATCCAAAGTTTCCATCTTTTTTACTTATGAATAAATATCAATAA
- a CDS encoding NAD/NADP octopine/nopaline dehydrogenase family protein — protein sequence MKICIVGFGNIGSAIAGRLSLSGHDVRVFTSTELGQDCPFTLKEMDSTDERQTTIALVTNDLETAVADIDMLIVTYPSFMLEAFAKKVEPFLIKPIFFGIVPGSGGAEYITKKIFTQKHVIFGLDRVPYIARLIEKNHSVEFSKKASVNVAAIPKKETAVVARMLEELLRLPIYQLQNFLEVSLTPSNAILHTSRIYSMFKDYATGVTYPKIPYFYRDWTLDSSESLIALDQELKNIILKMPELDLSEIKTIREHYESPTAKAMTDKIKSISSFKNIISPMKQLSDQTFVPDFTSRYFTEDLPFGLLIIKGFGLITEVETPEADRIILWSQKWLNKEYLTNEGKPGQDFLVSGVPQAYGIKTLEDVYHFYQS from the coding sequence ATGAAAATTTGTATTGTTGGTTTTGGAAATATTGGAAGTGCAATAGCTGGAAGGCTTTCCTTAAGTGGACATGATGTTCGAGTCTTTACATCGACAGAATTAGGACAGGATTGTCCATTTACGCTAAAGGAAATGGATTCAACTGATGAGAGACAAACTACTATTGCTCTTGTTACAAATGATCTAGAAACTGCAGTGGCGGATATTGATATGCTTATTGTAACGTACCCATCTTTTATGTTGGAAGCTTTTGCAAAAAAAGTTGAGCCTTTTTTGATCAAACCGATATTTTTTGGTATTGTCCCAGGAAGTGGTGGGGCCGAATATATAACGAAAAAAATATTTACGCAAAAACATGTGATTTTCGGATTAGATAGAGTCCCTTACATTGCTCGCTTGATCGAAAAAAATCATTCAGTTGAGTTTTCAAAAAAAGCTTCAGTAAATGTTGCCGCGATTCCTAAAAAAGAAACTGCAGTGGTTGCAAGAATGCTTGAAGAACTTTTACGATTACCCATTTATCAGTTGCAAAATTTTTTAGAAGTCTCATTAACCCCTTCAAATGCCATTTTGCATACTTCCAGAATCTACAGTATGTTTAAGGACTACGCTACAGGTGTTACTTATCCTAAAATCCCTTATTTTTACAGAGATTGGACATTGGATTCGTCTGAAAGTTTGATTGCTTTAGATCAGGAATTGAAAAATATTATTTTAAAAATGCCAGAACTTGATTTATCGGAAATTAAAACGATTCGTGAACATTATGAATCACCAACTGCTAAAGCGATGACAGATAAAATAAAGAGTATTTCATCTTTTAAAAATATTATTTCGCCTATGAAACAACTTTCTGATCAAACGTTTGTTCCAGATTTCACTTCAAGATATTTTACTGAGGATCTTCCGTTTGGGTTACTTATTATTAAAGGTTTCGGTTTGATTACCGAAGTAGAAACCCCAGAAGCTGATAGAATTATTTTATGGAGTCAAAAGTGGTTAAATAAAGAATATCTAACGAATGAAGGAAAACCTGGTCAGGACTTTTTGGTGTCAGGAGTCCCTCAGGCATATGGAATTAAAACATTGGAAGATGTCTACCATTTTTATCAATCTTGA
- a CDS encoding NAD-dependent epimerase/dehydratase family protein, producing the protein MSKILITGGAGFIGSTLANYYSKNHSVVVVDDLSMGKQENLIESKNITFIQGSVTDRNLMSQLLEKQQFDYIFHLAAIASVADSVQRPVETHLVNFDSVFYLLELVKKQSGLKRLLFSSSAAVYGDEPTLPKQEESVIRPLTPYAIDKFSAEKYVVDYCHLYGVPTSAVRFFNVYGPNQNPNSPYSGVISIVMDCYKQLSKNKNTFFTMFGDGNQSRDFIYIDDVIKALDLIVNSKETLGQVYNVGTGNSVTLNELIHTIGKLLDKDLPVNYESEREGDIRESLADISKIKGIGFEPKFDIKEGLRNYIKHELNLD; encoded by the coding sequence ATGAGTAAGATACTTATTACCGGAGGTGCTGGATTCATTGGATCTACGCTTGCGAATTATTACAGTAAAAACCATAGTGTTGTTGTTGTTGATGACTTGTCTATGGGAAAACAAGAAAACTTAATTGAATCAAAAAATATTACTTTTATTCAGGGTAGTGTTACAGATAGAAACTTAATGTCACAATTATTGGAAAAACAACAGTTTGATTACATTTTCCACTTAGCAGCTATAGCGAGTGTAGCTGATTCGGTTCAAAGACCAGTTGAAACACATCTTGTAAATTTTGATAGTGTATTCTATCTCTTGGAATTAGTAAAAAAACAGTCAGGTCTGAAACGTTTATTATTTTCCTCATCTGCAGCTGTTTATGGAGATGAACCAACTTTACCAAAACAAGAAGAGTCTGTTATTAGACCCTTAACTCCATATGCTATTGATAAATTTTCAGCTGAAAAATATGTAGTTGATTACTGTCATCTTTATGGTGTACCAACAAGTGCCGTTAGATTTTTTAATGTATATGGTCCAAATCAAAATCCTAATTCTCCATACTCTGGAGTTATTTCAATTGTGATGGATTGTTATAAACAACTTTCAAAAAATAAAAATACTTTTTTTACAATGTTTGGCGATGGGAACCAGTCAAGAGACTTTATATATATTGATGATGTTATTAAAGCATTAGATTTGATTGTGAACTCAAAAGAAACTTTAGGACAGGTATATAATGTTGGAACTGGAAACAGTGTCACTTTGAATGAATTGATTCATACAATTGGGAAATTATTAGATAAAGACTTACCTGTCAACTATGAAAGTGAACGTGAGGGAGATATCCGTGAATCTCTAGCGGATATATCCAAAATTAAAGGAATTGGTTTTGAACCTAAATTTGATATTAAGGAAGGACTTCGAAATTATATTAAGCATGAACTAAATTTAGATTGA
- a CDS encoding ArnT family glycosyltransferase: protein MDFKNMQMKEKYKINRFINFIPVSLVILNFITVIFSFRTNPFSRLLNGHDSSMFIYFGRGISDGLIPYNDMFDHKGILLFIFQYVGILLGFGDHSLGIWILECVFYALSLIFFYKLLMYFTKDRLVSSITIVLFTGIILSSFDFGNYSEEFALPFITIALYLFVRIWLENPTNSWYLFFTGICGGITFFIRPNMIALWIVFCLLLGIKSLLKKDYLVLHKQILYVFIGGMVICLLVLGYSIINGNLKQMIYQTFILNVQYSSSSFSEKLLTAKSFFQFMTDYGVVAFILPFLILLVVNPSKIPKKIRVFHVILLIYLVFNFFTVVMSGRFYTHYFITMFPGLILATGIGLKWLLSQLGLTHNKKIVCILLFSLLTISYSGKAFTDFVKQTNNRMPNEKINSLVVQEAAYIKKNSTKSDKIYVHNISASVYNISGRYSNSKFFKLPSLDYLKFHKLKEEFTTKLYENPPKFIVVGRETYLNKPNLTDLKLDKTVVNAIDENYQVIPEYEQTDYMIFQLKSTL from the coding sequence ATGGATTTTAAAAATATGCAAATGAAAGAGAAATATAAGATTAATAGGTTTATCAATTTTATCCCTGTATCGTTAGTTATCCTTAATTTTATCACAGTAATTTTTAGCTTTCGAACTAACCCGTTTTCTCGTCTGTTAAATGGTCATGATTCTTCAATGTTTATATATTTTGGAAGAGGAATTAGTGATGGGCTCATTCCTTATAACGATATGTTTGATCATAAAGGAATATTGTTATTTATATTTCAATATGTTGGAATTTTACTAGGTTTCGGTGACCATTCATTAGGTATTTGGATTTTGGAATGTGTATTTTATGCACTATCATTGATATTTTTTTATAAATTGCTAATGTATTTTACTAAAGATAGATTAGTATCAAGTATTACAATTGTTTTGTTTACAGGAATCATTTTGTCATCATTTGATTTTGGAAATTATTCTGAAGAATTTGCATTACCTTTTATTACAATTGCACTATATCTTTTCGTTAGAATTTGGTTAGAAAATCCGACTAATTCGTGGTATCTTTTTTTTACGGGAATTTGTGGCGGAATCACATTCTTTATTCGACCTAATATGATTGCATTATGGATAGTTTTCTGTTTATTGTTAGGAATAAAAAGCCTTCTCAAGAAAGATTATTTAGTTTTACATAAGCAAATTTTATACGTTTTTATAGGAGGTATGGTTATTTGCCTATTAGTTTTAGGCTATAGTATAATAAATGGTAATTTAAAACAAATGATTTACCAAACGTTTATATTAAATGTTCAATATTCATCATCTTCCTTTTCTGAAAAGTTACTTACAGCAAAATCATTTTTTCAATTTATGACAGATTATGGAGTTGTAGCATTCATTCTTCCTTTTCTTATACTTTTGGTTGTTAATCCTAGTAAAATACCCAAAAAAATTCGTGTGTTTCATGTGATTTTACTTATCTATTTAGTGTTTAATTTTTTTACAGTTGTTATGTCGGGTAGATTTTATACTCATTATTTTATAACTATGTTTCCAGGTTTAATTTTAGCTACAGGTATTGGTTTAAAATGGCTTCTAAGCCAGTTAGGTTTAACTCACAATAAAAAAATTGTTTGTATATTATTATTCTCTTTACTTACTATTAGTTATTCAGGAAAAGCATTTACTGATTTTGTTAAACAAACGAACAATAGAATGCCTAACGAAAAAATAAATTCTTTGGTAGTCCAAGAAGCAGCCTATATTAAAAAGAATTCAACTAAGTCAGATAAAATCTATGTTCATAATATTAGTGCTAGCGTATACAATATTAGTGGAAGATATTCCAACTCGAAATTTTTTAAATTGCCTTCTTTGGATTATTTAAAATTTCATAAATTGAAAGAAGAATTTACGACTAAATTATATGAAAATCCACCTAAATTTATTGTTGTTGGCAGAGAAACCTACTTAAATAAACCAAACCTAACGGATTTAAAACTAGATAAAACCGTTGTGAATGCTATAGATGAAAACTATCAAGTGATTCCCGAATATGAGCAGACGGATTATATGATTTTCCAACTAAAAAGTACCCTTTGA